A genomic window from Silene latifolia isolate original U9 population chromosome 11, ASM4854445v1, whole genome shotgun sequence includes:
- the LOC141614404 gene encoding uncharacterized protein LOC141614404 produces the protein MREMLSRVTGLPPPLEKAAPDSYADLPFVDAISIVAMPKGFTNLNMTLFDGTTDPCDYMSQYKQQMMTVTAVGQVKEACMCKGFGSILSGQALRWFVSLYHRSISTFADLVNAFTQQFASSRKPQKHVGDLYRIVQGAGETIGEYNTRFNNKKVAVRECDVSTAVEAFRRGLHHESDLYKQLTMHPCHSFEVVQEKAAAAIRLEKDILARASIPSTPSISSTSAMEKSSRKQPTSKKDERYRPYGREVNRVGNGEENQHLPTLAEYGFTTGVGGILKSLREMGDRVRWPKPLVAEQAWRKDSKKKCEFYCDIGHNTEDCYTLRGEIRRLYEDGDLRQLLLQGAAKRRATETKGDRPDTSCRISHSDLPAVAFDEGDIRDEQEHHDTLIITLVNGQLHCHKGPGGH, from the exons ATGAGGGAGATGCTAAGTAGGGTCACAGGATTGCCACCTCCACTTGAGAAGGCAGCGCCGGATAGTTATGCTGACTTGCCATTCGTGGATGCCATATCCATCgttgccatgccaaagggattcacaaatctaAACATGACTCTCTTTGATGGCACTACAGATCCCTGTGACTACATGAGCCAGTACAAGCAGCAAATGATGACAGTAACGGCTGTAGGACAAGTAAAAGAAGCCTGTATGTGTAAGGGGTTTGGATCCATACTGTCAGGGCAAGCACTCCGATGGTTCGTAAGCTTGTATCACAGGTCAATATCCACGTTTGCCGACTTGGTAAATGCATTCACCCAGCAATTTGCAAGCAGCCGGAAACCACAGAAGCATGTAGGAGACTTATACAGAATTGTTCAGGGAGCTGGAGAGACCATTGGAGAGTACAACACCAGATTCAACAATAAGAAGGTGGCAGTACGGGAGTGTGACGTGTCGACAGCAGTGGAAGCCTTCAGGAGGGGCCTCCACCATGAATCTGACCtgtacaagcagctaactatgcacccTTGTCATAGTTTTGAGGTTGTACAAGAAAAGGCAGCAGCTGCGATAAGATTAGAAaaagatatcctagccagagctaGCATACCAAGTACACCAAGCATATCCAGCACGTCGGCCATGGAAAAGTCAAGTAGAAAGCAGCCCACTAGCAAGAAGGACGAAAGGTACAGGCCATACGGTAGGGAAGTCAACAGAGTAGGCAACGGAGAAGAAAATCAGCACCTCCCTACActggcagagtatggattcacAACTGGCGTCGGAGGAATTCTAAAATCACTCAGAGAGATGGGAGACAGGGTAAGATGGCCCAAGCCACTAGTAGCGGAACAGGCATGGCGAAAGGATAGCAAAAAGAAGTGCGAGTTCTATTGTGACATCGGACATAACACAGAGGATTGCTACACACTACGCGGGGAGATCAGACGCCTATATGAGGATGGAGACTTGAGACAACTATTACTACAAGGGG CAGCCAAAAGGCGTGCTACTGAGACAAAGGGAGACAGACCAGACacttcttgcagaatttctcatagTGATCTACCTGCGGTTGCTTTTGACGAAGGAGATATACGTGACGAGCAAGAGCATCACGACACACTCATTATAACTcttgtcaatggccaattgcactgTCATAAAGGTCCTGGTGGACACTGA